The segment AAACGGATTTCACGGGACATCGAATTGCTCCTGACGCTACACATTGCAGGCGCTGTTGCACAGGCCGTGCCGGTTCTACGCCTGCTCTGCGGGAGCGGGCCTGGTCGAGATACGGGCGCCGCGATCCTTGAGTTAAACCGCGGCGATACCCCCGCGAGCAAGCCCGCTCCCACAGGGGTATTCGTGAGGGTGGCTGTGCTGTTTTCGTACACCTTGGCTTTTAACTGTTGGCCAGCAGTCAGTTGGCTTGAGCGAATCCCAGGCTTTGCGGGCTTGTCGCCAACGGCACAAACCATGCAATCCCCCATGACAGGAATCTTCCATTTCAGGAGAACTGCCATGACCGCTTCACCTCTGTCCGCGGGTACCGACTACGAGACCCTGGCCAATCGCTTTCGTCCCTTGTTCCGCAAAATCGCCGCCGGCAATGTTGAACGCGAACACGCTCGCGAGCTGCCCTACGAGCCCATTCGCTGGTTGAAACAGGCCGGTTTTGGCGCAATCAGAGTGCCCGTCGAGTATGGCGGTGCCGGTGCGTCCATCGGTCAATTGTTCCAGTTGCTGATCGAGCTGGCCGAAGCCGACTCCAACATTCCACAATCACTGCGCGGCCATTTTGCGTTTGTCGAAGACCGCCTCAATGCACCTCCTGGCCCGTTACGCGGGGCCTGGTTCGCACGCTTTGTGGCAGGTGAACTGGTAGGCAATGGCTGGACCGAGGTCGGCGCGGTCAAACTGGGGGAAATCCTCACCAAAATCACCCCCCACGGTGAGAACTACCTGCTCAACGGGGCCAAGTACTACAGCACCGGCAGTATCTTTGCCGACTGGATCGATGTGTACGCCCAACGCTCCGACAACGGCGCCGACGTGATTGCGCTGGTGCATGCAAGTCATCCCGGCGTGACCCAGAGCGATGATTGGGACGGCTTCGGGCAGCGCACCACCGGCAGCGGCACCTCGCAGTATGTGGATGTCCCCCTGAGCGCCGAACACGTGATTCCCTTCGAGACGCGGTTTAAATACCAGACGGCGTTTTATCAATTGGTGCTGCTGGCCGTACTGGCGGGCATTGGCCGTGCCGTGGAACGGGATATTGCCCAAGAGGTTCGCGAGCGCAAACGGGTGTTCAGCCACGGCAATGCCGACACCGCCAGTGGCGACGCCCAGATCCTGCAGGTGGTCGGGCAGATATCGGCCCAGGTGTATGCGGCCGAAGCGGCTACCCTGCGCTCGGCGGAACCTCTGCAACGGGCCTATGTAGCGCGACTGGCCCAGGACACAGACGCCGAGCGCCAGGCCAACATCGATGCCGAAATCGAGACGTCAAAAGCTCAGGTCGTGGTGTCGGAGTTGATCCTGCGGGCGACCAGCGATCTGTTCAACGCCCTGGGGGCTTCAGGGGTCAGTGTGAGCAAGGCGCTGGATCGCCATTGGCGCAATGCCCGCACGGCAGCCTCCCACAACCCGTGGATATACAAGGCACGGATAGTCGGTGACTGGGCCGTCAACGGGACTGAGCCACTGTATGTGTGGCAGATCGGCAATAGCCTCAAGGCCGGATAGATCACGACGAGTGCCCCAACTGCAGGCGGCGGCTGGCGAAACTGAACGCCAGCACCAGCAAAATCAGCGCGCCGGTCGCCACCTGCTGCCAATAGAAGTTCCAGCCAATCAGCAACAGACCATTGGCAATCACATTGATGAACAACACCCCCAGCAACGTGCTGGGGATGTTGGCGCGCCCGGTTCGGCTCAGGGTGGTGCCCATGAACACCGCTCCAATGGCATTGATCAAGAACGCATTGCCCGACATCGGCACGTAGGCGTTGACCGTGGAACTGAGCACAATCCCGGCGACGGCACAGGCCAGCGCACTGGCGATAAACACCTTGAGGCTGATCACGCGGATCGACAGCCCCGAGTAGCGCGCCAGTTGCACCTGGGTGCCAACCGCCAGGATTTCTCGCCCCAGTCGCCCTCGGGCCAGTATCACCCCGTACCCCACCGCCACGCCCAGTACTAGCCACAACGGTAGCGGCACCCCCAGCCACGTCATACCGGTGAGCCCCGGCAAAACACTCTGCGCAATGTAGATCGGCTGCCCCCCTTCAGACAGTAATTGCTGAACGCTGATGCCGATAAACAACGTACCCAGGGTTGCCAGAAACGGCGTAATGCCAAGACCTGCGATCAGCCCCGCATTGAAGCCGCCCACCAGCACCCCGGCGAGCAAGGCTGCGGGTATCGCAATGGCCAGGCCATGACCGCCATTAAGCACCACCACAAAGGCCAGGCTGGCGAAGTCCAGCGCCGTGCCCACCGACAAGTCGATCCCCCCTGCCGCCACCGCCCAGGTCATGCCGATGGCAATTATCGCCAGCAGCACAAAATTGTTCAGCAGCAGGCTGCTCAGGTTGCCGAGGGTCAAGAACCCCGGCGCTGTCGCCGCGAAAAACCCAACGATCACGACGATCAATAGCGGCAGGATCCCCCGCAATGCGCGGGATAAAAACAGCGTAGACACGGGCGTTGCAGCGAGCGTGGTCATTGTCCGCCCTCCTCTGTGCGCAAGGCGCTGGACATGGCCACCACCACTAAAATAAGGACCCCCTGCACACCATTGACCCAGAAGCTGGCGATGTTCAGCAGTTGGAAACCGTTAATCAAAAAACCCAGCAACAGCGTCGCCAACAACGTGCCGGGGATGTTCGCCACCAGCCGCCTTGAAAACACCACCCCCAGAAAAGCGATGGCCACGACCGAGAGCAGCATTTCCCCGGAACCCGTGGTGCTGCCGCTGAAATACGCGGCCGAGCAAAAGGCGGCAATGGCGGCGCACAGCCCCGCGATCAGGTAACTGGAAAACACGTAGCGGCCCACCCCCAACCCGGCGGCCCGTGCCGCCTCGGGGTATTCGCCTACCGCGTACAAACGCAATCCATAAGGACTGTGCTGAATCAGCAGGCCCAGCAACAACGCCACACCCAGCAGCACCCAGGCCAGCGCAGGCACCTGCAGCCACTCGCCATTGGCCAGGGTGTCCAGCAACGCCGAATCGGTGGGCAACACGCTGTTCTGGGTCAGTACCAGCTCCAGCCCGGCAATCAGGTTCATGCTCGCCAGGGTTGCGAGCAGTGGCGGCAGGCGCAGCACCACCACGGTAAAACCGTTCAGGGCACCGACGGCCAGCCCGCAGAGCAAGGTCAGGCCAATAGCCTCCCCGGCCTGCAGTCCCGCGTTGTTCAGGCTGCTGTAGACCGCCGCACACAGGCCCAGATTGGCCGCCAGGGACAGATCGAGACCGCCCGAAACAACGTTGGAACCACCGCCGATCACCACGCAGGTGAGGCCAAAGGCGAGGATGCCCAGGATCGCCGACTGGGCAAACACGTTGGCAATGTTGCCCGGGCTGAGAAAGTCGGGTGCGCTGACCGCGAACACCGCCAGAATCAGCAGGAACGCCAGCAGTGAACCCCGGCGCAGCACCAGCAGGCCCAGCCTGCGCACTAAAGGCCGGGCGAGGATTTCAGACGAAGGCATGTTCAGGCTCCCGCTCGGAAGAAAGGCACGGGGCGGACAACTCACGGGCCCCTGTGGCGCAGGCCAGCAAACGGTCGCTGTCGACCTGGCGTGCATCGAACTCACCGGCCAGGGCCCCACGGTGCATCACCAGAATCCGGTCGGTAATACCCATCAGCTCCGGCAAGTCCGAGGACAGCACCAGCACTGCCGCGCCTTGCTGGGCAAGGCGGCCGATCAGGCGATAGATCTCGACCTTGGCCCCGATGTCGACCCCCACACTGGGCTCGTCAAGCAGGTACACCGCGCAGCCGCGACCCAGCCATTTACCCAGTGCGACTTTTTGCTGATTGCCGCCACTCAGTTGCCGGACCGGGGCGTCGCGGCCCGCAGTCTTGATACCCAGTTCAGCGATCAGTCGTTCGCTTTCCCGGGCCTCGGCCGCGGGGTTCATCAGCCCCCAGCGGCTGAACCGCGAAAGCCCGGCCAGGGTCAGGTTTTCAAGCACTGACAGCAGCGGCGCTACCCCGTGGCTGCGGCGTTCTTCAGGAACCAGCGCAATGCCTTTGCGAACGGCGTCGCGGGGGGACTTGAGGCGCACAAGGCGCCCCTGCAAGTGCACACTGCCACGGTCGGGCTGCACCAGGCCGAACAGGCTTTTAAGCAGTTCCTTGGCACCGGACCCCACCAGTCCGGTCAGCCCCAGCACCTCGCCCCGGCGCAGGCTCACATTGATGTCGTGATACGCAGAACCAAAACCCAAACCCTTGAGTTCAAGCACCACCTCACCCGGCTTGACCACATCTTTGGGGTACATCTCGCCGACGTCGCGATTGACCATCAGCCGGGCAATCTGCGTGGTCGAGGTGGTACGCGGATCGACCACCGCCACGGCCCGACCATTGCGCAGCACCGTAACCTGATCGCACAGGCTTTCGATTTCCTGCAGGTAGTGAGAGATATACACAATCGTCAGGCCTTGATCGCGCAAACGACGAATGATTGCCAACAGCTGATCGACTTCGCGCTTGACCAGGGACACGCTGGGTTCGTCGAACACCAGTATTTTGGGCTTGGCCAGCAAGGCCCGGGTAATTTGCAGAATCTGACGCTGCGCACTGTCCAGCTCGCTGACGAGTGCGCCCGCCGGGAACTCCAGATCAAAGTACTCACGTAACAGCCGTGCCGCCTCACGGTCCTGGGCGCGGCGCCGGACAAAAGGGCCGCACCTGAGTTCATGACCAAAGAACAGCGCTTCACCCACGGTAAAACGGGCGGGCAACAGACGCTCCTGATGAATGAAATGTACGCCCAAGGCCTCGACCTGACGCGGACTCAACGCAGTAAAGGGCTGCCCGTCGATCGCCAGGGTGCCGCTGTCGGCCCGGTGGATGCCAGCCAGTACCTTGATCAGGGTCGATTTGCCGGCGCCGTTCTCACCCACCAGGCCGTGAATCGAGCCGCGCTCGACCCACAGGTCTACGCCGTCCAGCGCCTGGGTAGGCCCGAAGCGCTTGGCGATACCCTGCAGATGCAGCGCGGGGGGAGTCACTGGTCGCCTCGCAGACGTTGCACCTGCTCAAGGTTGGCCGCGGTAGTGAGCAACGTCGGCACCTGGGTTTCCTTGGGCAAGTCATGCTGCCCGGCCAGATAGCGCGCCACATTCTGCACGGCGGTTTTACCGATCAGTGCCGGTTGCTGGGCCACCACTGCGCCCACCGGTGAGTCCTCGCGCTTAAGCAGCTCAAGCACTTCAGGCGTGCCGTCGACACCATAGGTTTTGATCTCCGTGCGCCCGGCGTCCACCAGCGCCTTGCTGGCGCCCAGTTGGGGAATATCCCAGGCGGACCAGATCGCGGTGACGCTGCCCTTGGGGTATTTGTTGAGCAGCGCGCTGACCTGGCTGTAGGCATCCTGCACGGTGTTGGGGATCACATCCCGCAGTTCGGGGTCGATGATGTTGAGCTCAGGATGATCCTTGAGGGCCAGCTTGAGCTGGTCATAACGGATCGCGCACACCGGCACGCCATAGAAACCGTTGAACACCAGAATATTGCCCTTGCCACCGCTGTCTGCCACCAGTTGCCCGGCCAGGTTTTTACCCGTGGCGACATTGTCCGAAGTGGTGTTGTTGAGGCTGTATTGCGAGGGTGCGTCGATAGTGAACAGCGGTATACCGGCTTTGCTGATGCGCTTGAGCCACGGGTCAATCACACTCAGGGTGCCCAGGGTCTGGATCACGGCATCCGGCTTTTGCGTCACCACCGTCTGCAGTTGCGTCACCAGATTTTTATCATTGCGCCCGGCATCCAGGGTGATCGGCGTGCCGCCAAGGCGCTTGACCTCCTCGACCTGCGCTTCAAAGGCTTTCACATCGAAATAATGACTGGTGCCCGTCATGCTGATGGCGATGCGTTTGCCGGCCAGCGAAGGGACATCGCTGTCATCGGCGCTGGCCAGTGTCGCAAGCCCTGTACTGACGACGGCCAGGGTCAGGGCTTGCCAGAGTCGGCTACGACGAATGAGCGGTTTGTTCGAAGCGGTTGCAGGCATGGGTGTGGTTCCTGAAGTGTTTTTTCAGGAACATTGCACAGACCATGCCGCTGTATCGATTCACCTTGCGGGCCCGGATTCAGGGCTCGTCCGGGGGGGATTACCCGCCTCCGGAGTGCCCGGATTCACGCCTGGGTGTTGCTCAACTGTTGCTGGACGAACAATTTTCCTGCAACGCCCGCGGGCGATGGCTGCGCAACTCGGCTGCCGGGGCGGCGGCCTGCTGCAGCTGGAAGTCGAAGGCAAGTTCGGCATATCGCCCCGTCACATCACGGGCGCCATCGTCGCGAAACTGCACTTCGCCCACCAGACCTTCACGGGTGGCATAGGCAAAGTCGTCCCACAGGTACTTGTCGCCCGACAGGTTGATCTGGGTCGTCAGGTGCCGATGGCCGGGGGCCGAGATAAAGAAGTGCACATGGGCCGGACGCTGGCCGTGGCGCCCCAGCAGATCCAGGCATTCCTGGGTCGGCCCCTGTGGATCGCAGCCGTAGCCCGATGGCACGATACTGCGGGCGCGATAGCGACCTTCGGCATCCGTGATGATGCGCCGACGCAGGTTGTACTCAGACTGGCTCTGGTCAAAAAACGAATAGGTGCCCTTGGTGTTGGCGTGCCACAGGTCGACCGTGGCGCCAGCCAGCGGCTTGCCCTGGGTGTCGAACACCCGGCCTTCGAGGAACATCACAGTGGCGACACCCTCTTCACTGCCGTCGTCCATCCGCGCGTGCCCTTCGGACAGCGGCGCACCGGCCACGTACAGCGGGCCTTCGATGGTGCGAGGCGTGCCGCCGACCTGACCGGCCTGCTCATCCTTGGCGTCCTGCAACAGGTCGATAAAGTGCTCGATGCCCAGGCCTGCTACCAACAGACCGGCTTCCGAGCGGCCGCCCAGACGGTTGAGGTAGTCCACGGACTTCCAGAATTCGTCCTCGGTGATTTCAAGGTCTTCGATGATTTTTGCGCTGTCCTGCAGCACTCGCAGGATGATGCTTTTGAGACGCGGACTGCCATTGTCGCTGCCAAAGCCGGCGGCTTCTTTGAAGAAGCTCTGGATACCGTCAGTGTGGGATATTTTCACGGTCATGGGGCTCACCTTATCTTGTTCTTGTGCGAGGGAATGAAAGGGTTAGCGGTCGTCGTCATGGATCGAAGACGGGTGGCGGCACAGCCCTTCGATCTCGATATCCATGTAGGGGAAGAGCGGCAATTGCAGCAGCGTGTCGTGCAAGGCCTCGACGCTGGCCACGTCAAATACGCTGTAGTTGGCGTAGTGCCCGGCAATGCGCCACAGGTGGCGCCACTTGCCTTCCTGTTGCAGGCGCTGGGCCAGTTCCTTTTCGTCGGCCTTGAGCGTCGCGGCCTTGGCCGGGTCCATGTCGAGTGGCAGGTTCACGGTCATTTTTACGTGGAAAAGCATGGGGGGGGGCTCCTTGAAAATCATTAATGCGGGTTTGGAAAGGACAAGTGTCAGCGGCTGAAGCGCGCCAAGCGTTCTTCGTCCAGCATCAGGCCCAGACCCGGGGTACGCGGAATGTGCAGCTCAAAATCCCGGTACTGGGGCGCCTCGGTCACGATGTCTTCGGTCAAAAGCAACGGCCCGAACAGTTCTGTGCCCCAGGTCAGTTGCTTGAGGGTGAGGAACGCATGGGCTGATGCCAGCGTGCCCACCGAACCTTCAAGCATGGTGCCGCCGTACAGGGCGATACCCGCAGCTTCGGCGATGTGCGCAGTACGCAGCACGGCGCGAGGGCCGCCGTTTTTGGCGATCTTGAGGGCGAATACGCTGGCCGCGCCGTCTGCCGCAAGGCTAAAGGCGTCTTCGACACTTTCGATGGACTCGTCGGCCATGATCGGCGCCGGACTGCGCTGGTTCAGGCGCACCTGGCCCGAGCGGTTGACCCGTGAAATCGGCTGTTCAATCAGGTCGATACCGTTGTCACCCAGCACCTGGCAGCCCCGGATGGCCTGGGATTCGTCCCAGTACTGGTTGACGTCGACGCGCACGCTGGCCCGGTCGCCCAGGGCCTTTTTAATGGCGAGCACATGCTTGAGGTCTTGCTCCAGCGGGTTGGCCCCAATCTTGAGCTTGAAGATCCGGTGACGGCGCACATCCAGCATCTGCTCGGCTTCGGCGATATCCCGGGCGGTGTCGCCACTGGCCAGGGTCCAGGCCACTTCCAGGCTGTCACGTACCCGACCGCCCAGCAGCTCGCTGACCGGCAGCCCCAGGCGCTTGCCCTGAGCGTCCAGCAACGCGCTTTCGATCCCGGACTTGGCAAACGTATTGCCTTTGGCAATCTTGTCCAGGGTCTGCATGGCGGCATTGATATTGTCCGCAGGCTTGCCCACCAGCATTGGCGCGAGGTGCGCATCAATGTTGGCCTTGATGCTTTCCGGGCTCTCGTACCCGTAGGCCAGGCCGCCGATGGTGGTGGCTTCGCCGATACCTTCGATGCCGTCGCTGCAACGCAGGCGCAGGATCACCAGGGTCTGCTTGCGCATGGTATGCATCGCCAGCGTGTGCGGGCGGATGGTGGGCAGGTCGACGATCAGGGTCGTCAGGCTTTCAATCAGGACTTGGTTCATTTCAGTCTTCCCGTCAGGTACTTGATACCGGCCCTTCAGCCGAGGTCGCCGCCGCCGACCGGCAGGGTTACGCCGGTGATATAGGAGGCTTCGTCGCTGGCCAGAAACAGGATCGCGCCGACCTGCTCATCGAGGCTGGCGTAGCGTTTCATCAAACTGCTGTCCAGGGTCTGGTCGACGATTTGCTGGTACCAGACTTTCTCGTCCGGGGTTTGCTCGGCGTCATTGCGCGCAATACGTCGCGGCGGTGCCTCGGTGCCCCCCGGTGCGGTGGCATTCACCCGAATACCGCGCCCGGCGTTCTCGAACGCCAGGCAGGCAGTCAGTGCATTCACTCCGCCCTTGGCCGCGCCGTAAGGCACGCGGTTGACACTGCGGGTGGCGATTGAAGACACATTGACGATTGCGCCACGGCCCTGTTCCAGCATGTAGGGCAGCGCCGCATGGCAGCACCACAGGGTGGGGAACAACGAGCGGCGCACTTCAGCCTCGATTTCTTCGACCTGATAGTGCTCGAACGGCTTGGCCCAGATGGTGCCGCCCACGTTATTGATCAGCACATCGAGACGGCCAAAGGTTTTTACCGCCTCAGCCATCACCCGAGCGCAGTCGGTGTACTGTTCAAGGTCGGCCGTCAGGGTGAGCACGCCCTCGCCCTGCAGCTCGAAAACCAGTTCAGAACGATCCACCGCAATGACCTGCGCGCCTTCGGCCAGCAAGCGTTCACACACACGGCGTCCGATGCCTTGGGCTGCGCCGGTAACCAGCACGACCTTGTTGTCGAATCTGTTGTTCATGGCAACCTCGGTTAAAAAGGAATCAAGCGGCAGCGGCGAATTTTTCGTAGTAGAAATTGGCCGGTGTAATGCCTTGCTCACGGATGTAGAGGTTGACTGCCTCCACCATCGGCGGCGGGCCGCACAGGTACACGTCGACATCGCCCTGGTTCAGATGGCATGGCTCGATATGCTGGGTGACGTAGCCCTTGAGCGGATGCTGACTCTGCGGGTTGGCCACGCAGGCACTGAAGCTGAAGTTGGCAATGCGGGCGCTCAGGGCCTGCAGGCGGTCCATTTCAACCAGATCAAAGTCGTTGCTCACGCCATAGATCAGATGCACCGGGTGCGGGCTGCCCTGCTCGGCGATTTTTTCCAGCATTGCGGTAAACGGTGCCAGCCCCGTGCCTCCGGCCAGCAGCAACAGCGGGCGCTGGATCTGGCGCAAATAGAAGCTGCCCAGCGGCCCGGCCAGGGTCATGCTGTCGCCCGCCTTGGCAATCCCGGTCAAGAAGCTGCTCATCAATCCGCCGGGCACATTGCGAATCAGGAAACTGACCTCGCCATCCTTTTGCAGCGTGCTGAAGGAGTAAGCCCGCGACTGGTCGCTGCCCGGTACATTCAAGTTGACGTATTGACCCGGCAAGAAGGCCAGGCTGCTCAGGGACTCGCCCTTGATCGACAGCGCAATGGTGCTCTCGGACAGCTGGCGCACATCGCTGATGCTCGCTTCAAAACTGGCCTGCTGGGTCTTGCACACTGTCGAAGAAGCGGGCACACGCAATACGCAGTCGCTGGCAGCACGCATCTGGCAGGTCAGCACGTAGCCCTGCTCGACTTCATCTTCACTCAGCGCGTCTTCGATGTAGTCGTCGCCCAGCTCGTAGCGCCCGGCTTCGGCAAAGCACTTGCAGGTACCGCAGGCACCGTCGCGGCAGTCCAGCGGGATATTGATGCCCTGGCGGTAAGCCGCATCGGCGACGGTTTCCTGGCTGTTGGCTTCGATAAAACGGGTAACGCCGTCTTCGAAATTGAGCGCAATTTGAAAGCTCATAATGTACCTCGCAGGCGATGCCGGGCCGCAGGTGCCCGCAGGCACCTTCAGGCACGCATCACAGCGTTGATCAGATGTGGTAGATGTCGATGACCTGACGCACGTAGTCGTTCTTGAGCACTACTTTCTTGGCCTTGATCAGCGGCTGGGGGCCGCGCAGGTCGAGGGTGTAAAAGCTGGTGCCGAAGTAGCTGTCGGTGGTCTTGTAGCGAAAGCTCAGGGTGTGCCAGTTGAATCGCACTTGGCACAGCCCGTCGGCCTCGTCGACGATCTCGATATTGCTCAGGTTGTGGGAGGTGCGGGTGTCGGGCATGGTCGCACTGGAGCGCTCAGTCTTGATCCGGAACACCCGGTCTTCCAGGCCGCCACGGCTGCCGTACCAGATCAGCGAAATTTCGCTTTGCGGGTCTTCGGTCAGGGTGTCGTTGTCGTCCCAGCACGGCATCCAGAAACTCGCATCGGCGGCGTACAGCTCCAGCCATTGATCCCACTGGCCGTCGTCCAGGTAACGCGCTTCGCGATACAGAAATTCGCACACCATTCCATAGAGGCTGTTCATTGCACGGCCTCCACGGGGATCAGCCCAGGCTCGCACGCCGTGGCCTTGAGCATGGTTTCCTGCCAGTACTTGTGTTGCAGCACAAACAGGCCTTCATCTTCGGTACGAACGCCGGACAGCAAGGGCTTGAGGTCGATTTCACGGGCACCGGCATCGGCACCTTCGACCCAGTGCTCGGCACCGCGAGACATATCGTTCCAGCCGCGACCTGCGCCGTAACCGGTCTGGCAGGAGCGGAACTCTTCCAGGTCATCCGGGGTGGCCATGCCGCTGACGTTGAAGAAGTCTTCGTACTGGCGAATACGCTTGGTGCGCGCTTCACTGCTTTCGCCCTTGGGGGCGATGCAGTAAATGGTGATCTCGGTCTTGTCGACCGAGATGGGCCTGGCGATGCGGATTTGCGAGCTGAACTGATCCATCAGGTAGACGTTGGGATACAGGCACAGGTTGCGCGAGTTATCGATCATCCAGTCGGCGCGGGCCTGGCCGAAGTCCCGTGACAGCTCGTCGCGGCGCTCGTAGGCCGGGCGATCCTGGGGGTTGGCCCAGCGGGTCCAGAGCAGCAAATGGCCGTGGTCGAACGAGTAGAAACCGCCACCGCTCTTGGCCCAGCTACCGGCGCTCATGGTTTTGATTTCTTCACCGGCTTCACGCAGGGTGCGCTGGTTTTGCGTGGCGGCGTAGTTCCAGTGCACGGAGCTGACGTGGTAGCCATCGGCGCCGTTTTCAGCGGCGAGTTTCCAGTTGCCTTCGTAGATATAGGAACTGGCGCCGCGCAGTACTTCCAGGCCATCGGCGGACTGGTCGACGATCATGTCGATGATCTTGGCCGACTCACCCAGGTGTTCGGCCAGGGATTTGACGTCAGGGTTGAGACTGCCAAACAGAAAGCCGCGATAGGACTCGAAACGGGCAACTTTGGTCAGGTCGTGGGAACCTTCGCAGTTGAAACCTTCGGGGTAGCCGGCCGCGCTCGGGTCCTTGACCTTGAGCAGCTTGCCGCTGTTGTTGAAGGTCCAGCCGTGGAACGGGCAGGTGTAGCTGGCACGATTGCCGGTCTTGTGCCGGCACAGCATGGCGCCGCGATGGCTGCAGGCATTGAGGAAAGCGTTGAGCTCACCGGCCTTGTTGCGCGCGATAAAAATCGGCTGGCGCCCAATGGTGGTGGTCAGAAAGTCGTTAACGTTGGGGATCTGGCTCTCGTGGGCGAGGTAGATCCAGTTGCCCTCGAAGATGTGGGTCATTTCAAGTTCGAAGAGATCAGGGTCGGTAAACATCTCGCGCTTGCAGCGGTAGACGCCCTTGTCCTTGTCTTCTTCAAGCATGGCATTCAAGTAATCGATTCCCAGGGACATGGCCAGGGCCTCCGTTGTTATTGTTCAGGCCTGGTCAGGTTAGGGAGTCGATTCGAGAAGCAATATCCGTTTACTGCGGATCGTTATCCGATTAGTGCGCAGAGCTCTGTCACTACGTAGCCGCTGACGAGCTCCGCGAGGCTGCGATCGGGCACGCAGCGACCGCAAAACCATTCAATCCGATGCTTCAGATGCACCGCGATCATGCCGATCGCAGCCTTCGTTCCTCGTCAGCGACTTGTTTGTTGGCGCTAAAACGTTTTGTGCAAGGCTCTGTGGCGTCTGCGATGCATTTTGCTTTTGCTGGAGCCACACGTATGTCCAGACGACGCGAATGCCCATCACAGAAGGCCGAACGCAGGTGCTGTTATGGGGGTGGCGCGGCAGGACGCCGCGCCAGCCGCGATGGGCCATGGATGGCCCGTCGCGGCGTGCCCCCATGACAGTGCCGGAGTGAGGGAACCACCGAGCCTGGGCGAGGCGGCCGAATGGTAGGGCAAGCCTTTTTGGTTACTTTTTCGGCGTTTGGAAAATCGGCATAGGGGACGGCCATCTGGCCGCGCCCCTGCCACACCACCCGGCATGCGGGTCCGCACCGGGCGGTTCGAGAAGTTGAGGTCAGCAGAGTCGAGGTAGACCCAACCGGTCGGACCACGCCACCGTAAGCACTCCATGGATCAGACCGACACTGTTGTGCTAGAACCTGTGGCTGTTGCTGGCTATCGCCGCTGCCAAGTCAGGTCCTGCTCCAAGTTTGCGTAGCTCACGGTACGTCCTCCTTCCGGTTCTCCATTGTTTGAGCTGGATAGCCCTGAGTCGTCGGCGGATCCATTCATCGAACCGGTGCCAGAGGCGAGGCGTTTGCGATAAACCGAAGTACGCTTTCCAACCCAGCAGGTACAGTCTCAGACCTTCCACCACCTGCGACATGCTTCGTCCTCCATTACGAGAAGTCAGCTGACGGATGCGGCTTTTGAACGCCTGTAGCGCTTTGCTTGCCACCCAGCGTTTGACCTCGCCTTGAGCAGACAGCCAAAAGCCGTAGCCCAGAAACTTGCGGCCAAACGCACTGGCAATCG is part of the Pseudomonas sp. ML2-2023-3 genome and harbors:
- a CDS encoding ABC transporter permease, translated to MTTLAATPVSTLFLSRALRGILPLLIVVIVGFFAATAPGFLTLGNLSSLLLNNFVLLAIIAIGMTWAVAAGGIDLSVGTALDFASLAFVVVLNGGHGLAIAIPAALLAGVLVGGFNAGLIAGLGITPFLATLGTLFIGISVQQLLSEGGQPIYIAQSVLPGLTGMTWLGVPLPLWLVLGVAVGYGVILARGRLGREILAVGTQVQLARYSGLSIRVISLKVFIASALACAVAGIVLSSTVNAYVPMSGNAFLINAIGAVFMGTTLSRTGRANIPSTLLGVLFINVIANGLLLIGWNFYWQQVATGALILLVLAFSFASRRLQLGHSS
- a CDS encoding sugar ABC transporter ATP-binding protein, which translates into the protein MTPPALHLQGIAKRFGPTQALDGVDLWVERGSIHGLVGENGAGKSTLIKVLAGIHRADSGTLAIDGQPFTALSPRQVEALGVHFIHQERLLPARFTVGEALFFGHELRCGPFVRRRAQDREAARLLREYFDLEFPAGALVSELDSAQRQILQITRALLAKPKILVFDEPSVSLVKREVDQLLAIIRRLRDQGLTIVYISHYLQEIESLCDQVTVLRNGRAVAVVDPRTTSTTQIARLMVNRDVGEMYPKDVVKPGEVVLELKGLGFGSAYHDINVSLRRGEVLGLTGLVGSGAKELLKSLFGLVQPDRGSVHLQGRLVRLKSPRDAVRKGIALVPEERRSHGVAPLLSVLENLTLAGLSRFSRWGLMNPAAEARESERLIAELGIKTAGRDAPVRQLSGGNQQKVALGKWLGRGCAVYLLDEPSVGVDIGAKVEIYRLIGRLAQQGAAVLVLSSDLPELMGITDRILVMHRGALAGEFDARQVDSDRLLACATGARELSAPCLSSEREPEHAFV
- a CDS encoding sugar ABC transporter substrate-binding protein, translating into MPATASNKPLIRRSRLWQALTLAVVSTGLATLASADDSDVPSLAGKRIAISMTGTSHYFDVKAFEAQVEEVKRLGGTPITLDAGRNDKNLVTQLQTVVTQKPDAVIQTLGTLSVIDPWLKRISKAGIPLFTIDAPSQYSLNNTTSDNVATGKNLAGQLVADSGGKGNILVFNGFYGVPVCAIRYDQLKLALKDHPELNIIDPELRDVIPNTVQDAYSQVSALLNKYPKGSVTAIWSAWDIPQLGASKALVDAGRTEIKTYGVDGTPEVLELLKREDSPVGAVVAQQPALIGKTAVQNVARYLAGQHDLPKETQVPTLLTTAANLEQVQRLRGDQ
- a CDS encoding ABC transporter permease; the protein is MPSSEILARPLVRRLGLLVLRRGSLLAFLLILAVFAVSAPDFLSPGNIANVFAQSAILGILAFGLTCVVIGGGSNVVSGGLDLSLAANLGLCAAVYSSLNNAGLQAGEAIGLTLLCGLAVGALNGFTVVVLRLPPLLATLASMNLIAGLELVLTQNSVLPTDSALLDTLANGEWLQVPALAWVLLGVALLLGLLIQHSPYGLRLYAVGEYPEAARAAGLGVGRYVFSSYLIAGLCAAIAAFCSAAYFSGSTTGSGEMLLSVVAIAFLGVVFSRRLVANIPGTLLATLLLGFLINGFQLLNIASFWVNGVQGVLILVVVAMSSALRTEEGGQ
- a CDS encoding acyl-CoA dehydrogenase family protein; this encodes MTASPLSAGTDYETLANRFRPLFRKIAAGNVEREHARELPYEPIRWLKQAGFGAIRVPVEYGGAGASIGQLFQLLIELAEADSNIPQSLRGHFAFVEDRLNAPPGPLRGAWFARFVAGELVGNGWTEVGAVKLGEILTKITPHGENYLLNGAKYYSTGSIFADWIDVYAQRSDNGADVIALVHASHPGVTQSDDWDGFGQRTTGSGTSQYVDVPLSAEHVIPFETRFKYQTAFYQLVLLAVLAGIGRAVERDIAQEVRERKRVFSHGNADTASGDAQILQVVGQISAQVYAAEAATLRSAEPLQRAYVARLAQDTDAERQANIDAEIETSKAQVVVSELILRATSDLFNALGASGVSVSKALDRHWRNARTAASHNPWIYKARIVGDWAVNGTEPLYVWQIGNSLKAG
- the catA gene encoding catechol 1,2-dioxygenase: MTVKISHTDGIQSFFKEAAGFGSDNGSPRLKSIILRVLQDSAKIIEDLEITEDEFWKSVDYLNRLGGRSEAGLLVAGLGIEHFIDLLQDAKDEQAGQVGGTPRTIEGPLYVAGAPLSEGHARMDDGSEEGVATVMFLEGRVFDTQGKPLAGATVDLWHANTKGTYSFFDQSQSEYNLRRRIITDAEGRYRARSIVPSGYGCDPQGPTQECLDLLGRHGQRPAHVHFFISAPGHRHLTTQINLSGDKYLWDDFAYATREGLVGEVQFRDDGARDVTGRYAELAFDFQLQQAAAPAAELRSHRPRALQENCSSSNS